The DNA segment ATGAAAAAACTCATTGGAGACTCCATTTCCAGGAGAAAATGCTCACTTAGGCTATGTTCaaactgcaggtcttaatgctcaataccgattttttgatcaaatctgatttttttttgtctgcttgttcacactacaaataaaatgtgacagcaaacgcgctctagtgtgaaccctcaaagcggcccacATGcgcatacgaaagtgacccaggtcggatttgaaaatatcagatttgtgctgttcaaactgtcataccatgatcgtaTATGGgttgcatagggtcaaaaaagtcgcaTTCGATGCACTTTCGCCTGCaatgtgaacgtagccttagattCATGTGATGGAGCTGTACAAAAAGCTTAAATTTAAAGGATCGATATCAAACCTATGGCCCAGAGGTCAGTTCTGGCTTTGCAAACTCTTAAATTTCCAAAGAAGCCTTTACCTAATCCATTTTTTTCCCAGAATCTATTACGATTACTTGTACGTCATGAAATAATAACGTGATTCAGAGAAGACTGGTTCAGCGTTCAAATACAGTTTCCTTACATACGGGAAATAGCTCATAGTTTATGAGGCAAAGGGCTGAGAGTAAAACCCACAGCTGGAGTCAGATCTAATTCATCCTCTGAAACTCCAGGTGCAGGGGTGAAACGAAAATGCTGAAGGAGAGtggtgaagaagaggaagagctcCATCCTGGCCAGACTCTCTCCGAGGCAAATCCTGCGACCTGTAAGAGACAATTGAAGAATAACTTCAGCTGTCCTGTCAGCAGATGTAACCTAAACAGAGATGGCTGAGCTCACAAACCTGCAGAAAATGGAATGAAGGCATCTCGCTTAGCAAACTTTTTCTCGTTGTCCAGGAAGTGAGCAGGATAAAAGCTGTGTGGTCTCTCCCACTCCTTGGGATCATGCAGGACAGATGTCAAGAGAGGAAACACCGTGGTTCCCTGCACAAATTACAATACACAGACTGCTAAAACCTTTCCCCACCTTGTATTTACATGTATTTTATCTGCATTTATGTTTTCCTACCTGCACTACCAAACCATCACCCTTTACACATAATTATCATAAAGAAACAATCCACAATGCAGTTATATTTTGTTGCACTTGATGGCTTAGTGCAGGCCAGGTTTTTTAAAAGCGGTAGGTGTGTTATGCAGTCTTACCTTCTTGATAGAGTGACCCTGAAAAATGATGTCTTCGGTGGTTTTGTGAGGAATTCCAGTGGGAACAATGCTGCTCAGTCTCTGTATCTCATGGATGACGGCGTCAGTGAAGGGCAGGCTTTTCGTGTCTGCAACCTGCACCTGTCGATCTCCTATGACTCTCGTCAGCTCCTCCTGGACCTCATCTGGTGTATAAAAGTAACAATAATTAAATTTCATCCCTATTAGAATCACTCAAACACTCCATTTTACAGTATTTTCACAGAAATCTATGCAatcttgtaaaaaaaattaagtgcaCGCCAGTTGAAGTAAtagttctttttaaattattttatcagtctctcacattggTGTAGagaaattttggcccactcttctttatagTGCTGCtttagttcattgaggtttgcagacaTTCAGTCAGGCATGGCTCTGTTAATGTCTTGTCACAGCATTTCATTTGAGTTTATGTCTGGACTTCGACTGGGCCATTGCAGCACCTTGATTGTtatctttttcagccattcttttGGAGAGCCCAGTTTAGGCCAATCTGGGACAGATCCTCTGACATTTGCTATAAAATACTTATGATCATTACAGAGTTACCCAAGGTACCCAAGTCCTGTGACTGGAAAAATCAACTGCAAATCATCACTCCTTTAGcactgtgtgtgagtttgtctgaggtgtttgtgctgacatACTGTGTTGGATTTGTGCTTGATGTGGTACTTTTGCATTATGATAAAACATTTCTAGTTTTGTCTTGTCAGTCAACAGGATGTTGTCTCAGAAGTCTATGCTTTCTTTTGGCAACTATTTTAAACAAGCCGTACctgttctgtctttttttaattgtagaACTGCAGAATTGTACTAGAATAAACTGGTTTTTAATTTGGGGTGCATTTACTGGAACTTCCACTCCAGGGAAGAATGAAGCCCTCAGGTGTATGTTAGTCCACACCTGAAGGCTTCAGTCTAACAAACTATAAAAAATCTGTCTTCATTCAGTTGCTCACACTTGCTAAAGATCAACTAATCGTGCTTTTGATTAGCACCTTATTGATTGGCTGCTACTCCTAAATCCCATGAAGGGAATAATTTGTGTTTCACAGGACTAAAAATAGAGTACTTTGAAAACGTGATTTTTCACACGGCTATAAATGAAGGTGacattatttatttgattttgtttttgtgacagtgaTTTGATTTCATTAGCACATTGAAGTTAAATTTTTAGGCTCCTCACCCTGAATCTTTGGATATTTGGCCATAAGCAGAAGTCCCCATCTCAGTGTAGTTGATGTTGTCTCAGTTCATTACTGTCATCAAAAGGTTATCATCATGGAAATGACTGTTGGTAATCCCAGATTCCTTCAGACATGCAACAATAAAATGCCAGTAAATCTAATTCCCTTAAAACTGACAAAATGTGTACTTTGTTCTTACTAGGACACAGCATATTTGTTTAGTTAAGCAGGAACGTGCACAGCTTCACCCTGAGCTTCAGTTAATAATTTCAGACTACAAACTTGACAAGTGACAGAGATGCCAACCTCCAGAGTTTGCTTGCGGAGCAGAAAGGCATCCACAAAGCCTCTGCACATCTGTGGGTTCAGAGTCTCTTTTAAATGACTGAAGATGCCAAGGTTTTGTTTGCTACTGGTAGCAGACATTTCGAGCAGTTCCTTCCTGGCACCAATCCAACTCAACAGCGCTGGACACATGTTGTACATCTGTCAAAAATTATATAACCACCAGTAACTAGAATAATATTTTGTTATTTGCAACAACTGATGCTTTATGTGCTTATGAAAGTAACTATAGAAATGACCTGTACTGAAGGAGAACCCAAAAGTTTAGCAGCTCTGCTCATTCGATCTACCAGAGATGTAAACTCTGGATCATTATATTCAAATCTGCTTCCATAGACAATGGAGCAGATAATATTAGAGACTGCATATGATAATCTTTGGTTTGTATCAAAAGCTTCTCCTGTGACAAGACAAGTGAAAggagtgaaaaacaaataacagtCAAATTAATCTTCATCAAccttcattaattttttttaacataaacaaATCTTACCTTTGAATTTCTTAAAAACCTCAATGAGGTATTGACATTCTTCAATTATTTTGTCCTCACATGCTCTCTTGCCCATCCCAAAGTCTCTCAGGTTAGTCAGTGCAAAGCGCCTCATTTCCTTCCATGAATCACCGTTGGACCACACAACCCCTGTAATGAAGTGTGTATAGagtttaaataacaataatttaagACACATAATGTGGTTAtgcccattttttattttatttatttatttatttttaccatttccatGGTTCATTTGATGCACAATTAGAATTGGATCTCTGTCTCCAAACACTTCATCATAGTCAACAAGTGCCTCCTTCACTGTCTTGTATCCTGCCAGCACCACCACTTTTTGGGGTCCAAGATAGACAGTAAAGACTGATCCATATTTCTTGGACAGCTAAGAAGGGCAGAATATGTTGATATTTTGACACACATTAGAGAGACCCTGGAAGTTGTAAGAGCTGCATGGAAAGCTGAATTTATAAGTCAGCCTAAAAGAAAAGCAGCCCAATAGCTTTACCTCACCTCCAATAATGTTTTGTAGGGTCTTTTCAGGTTCATCTGAAGCAAGTTCCCAAACAAGGGAAGTGGTCTGGGTCCTGGGGGATCCTGGGTACTAAAGCTAGCAGAGGAGATTAAATAGATGAGCAGGAGGACCGTCAGAGCCCCCAACAAGAAGGTAGAACTGAAGGcctgaagaaaaacatttaatatcCCCATGATTTTCAAGTAAAATATACACTCTGTTACTTGCACTGAAAACTCAGTGACTGTGAAAGACACTGCACAGGGataaacagtgcaaacagtGTTCTGTGGTTATGAATGAGTAAATGATTAATGTTGCAGTTAGTACTTTGGTCTGTGtcaatattatattttcaggatgaaaaaaaaaaaaaaaaataaaacacgtaTAAATGTGTGTACCTGATATCAACACAGTTATTTGTGTAAACACTTTAAagtgcagcattttttttactatattttaacattatttgaaactgaagctcatttttttgtattgactTTTAGAGTTGAATATATGATAAATGTAAAGAGCATTTATATTTTATGCTTTTCTATAAGACTTCCAAACCGGAAGTATGTCATAAATCAGAAAGTACGGTAAATAACTTTTTATCCAACCTAGCTGAGTGTAGGATAAAACGGGTAACCAAGCAGTTTTGGCCAAAGTGACTGGGTAGCAAAGCAGGTTTCCTAACAACAAGGGCAGCAGGTAAATAAAGTGGCAATATCTAAGAGAAGCAATAAGGTTGGAGAAACCTGCATTCAgctaagactgaagaagtcacttggatgaaatGCTTCTCCCGCTGAAAAAACTACGTCAAGATGAACTGAATACACTTTAATTATGGGTGACTTAGACAGCTACAAGTGAtggtcattagtttttcttatcACTAAATGAAAAAGTGAAGCGGACAGATAGAAAATGGCCCAAAGAGTCTGGTAACCATCAATTAGCCCCCCAAAATTATGAAAAAACAATTCATCTATACAAATAAACAttgatatatatttcagttcctTTCAGacattcttcttctctctaaaGAGGTCACATGGAAGACCAACAATGTAACAATAATGTGTTGTCAACCCATCTGTAAACTTCTCCAACCACCAGGGGGCGTGGCATGGCGGTACTTACTAAGAAAACTGAGGGTGTCTTCTTTCTTGAGGGGCAGTAATGAGCACGACATGCACTGATGCAGCATTTGATCTTTATTGTGGAGGAAAATGTTTAACATCTTACATCTTTATGAGCAAGCGAGAGAGCGATACATGGCAGGTGTAGCATTTTTAAGTAATCAAAACATTCTGCCTTTATTGTCAGTGAAAACTTTGAAGCCAACAGGCAATCTTTACCTACATGAGATGGGGCTAATAAAATCACCTTGAAACTAAAGGAACAATTGAACTAAACATTTTGTAAATCATGTCAGTGAGCCTGAAAttgttgccatgatgccaggtctctcttggaaattagatttttaatctcaatgagatttttttttacctggataaataaaggactaataataATTAAGGACACAAGAAAATATTCTGCTAAAAACTGACTGGAGCCGTTTCACAGGACAACAAAAGCTTATAAAGACCATCTCTTCCTCACATTTGGGAAACAGCACATAATTTGTGAATCGAAGGGCTGAGAGTAATGCTCACAATTGGAGTCAGATCTAATTCATCCTCTGAAACTCCAGGTGCAGGAGTGAAACGAAAACGCTGCAGGAGGGtggtgaagaagaggaagagctcCATCCTGGCCAGACTCTCTCCGAGGCAAATCCTGCGACCTGcaagagatgaataataatcaACTGTCCTGTGAAGAGATGTACCTCAGTGGTAATGGCTGAGCTCACAAACCTGCAGAAAATGGAATGAAGGCATCTCGCTTGACaaactttttctctttgtccaaGAAATGAGCAGGATAAAAGCTGTGAGGCCTCTCCCACTCACTTGGATCATGCAGGACAGATGTCAAGAGAGGAAACACTGTGGTTCCCTGCAGATAACAGCTGATTTCAGAGATGCACAAAGTACAAAACGTACTAagacaacacataaaaacagcacaTACTTTTGATTTGGAttcagtttcaaactttccCGTATTCCTGTGATTGCCCGTCCAAGATGGCATCAAGCTTCTGTTTTGTGCACTCAGTAAACTGATAACAACTGTTCCCACTCATGCTTACTCTTTGTGTCTGCACTTAGGTTTTTTATAGCTTTAGAACTTTGGCACCTCAACTCAAAGTTAATGCAGGACGATCCAGGATGTAGTTACATTATCTCAAAACATGGCTTGATGCCGAGCAGATTCGAATAGATAACAATTAGTCTAACCTTCTCAATAAAGTGACCCTGAAAAGTGATGTCTCGGGTGGTTTTGTGAGGAAGTGCAGTGGGGACGATGCTGCTCAGTCTCTGTATCTCATGGATGACGGCGTCAGTGAAGGGAAGGTTTTTCCTGTCAGCAACCTGCACCTGTCGATCTCCTATGAccctcctcagctcttcctggACCTCATCTAGAGtataaaagtaacagtaattGAATTTCATCCCTATTAGAATCCTCTGGAGTCTAAACGAGAACAGTGGACACATTACACTTGTGTTACACTGACAATAACACTCCAGTATATTTGATAAATGTATGCTTATTGTGATATTGCTCTTGTGACATGTGTCATGTGATTTCCAGTAAAAGAGTGTATTCAAGTTGTGGATTATTTGAGCTCCTCACCCTGTATCTTCGGATATTTGGCCATTAGCAGAAGTCCCCATCTCAGTGTAGTTGATGTTGTCTCAGTGCCGGCAGAAAACAGATTAATGACTGTTATCAGAAGATTATCATCATGGAAGTGACTGTTGGTAATCCCAGATTCCTGCACATAGACATTTAACAGCAAAGTCACTAAAATCATTCTAATCCCAAAGTTGGATGGGGGTTGCACAGTAGAAAAAGAAGTGTCAAGGCACCGAACAGTAACGAGGATGTAACATACACCAGAAGAATTACAAATGATCAATAGTGTTCGCATACATCTGCTGGGTGATAAAGGTATTAGGATGCAACACAGCTGTTTTGTCTTAACCATAACTGAGCAGGATAAGGCACAGTTTCACCATCAGCTTAAGTTATTTATTCCTGAACACAAAGTTAAAAGATAATAGAAAGTCCAACCTCAAGATTTTCTTTGCGGACCAGAAAGGCGTCTACAAAGCCTCTGCACATCTGTGGGTTCAGAGTCTCTTTTAAACGATGGAAGAAGGCACGGTTTTGCATTTTATTGGCAGCAGCCAGTTTGAACCCTTCGTTCCTATCAGCAGTCCACTTCAGGATTGATGGAAACATTTCATACATCTGtgaatcatcaaatatacatcTGTACATAAAATACCATTTTTCATTTACAAAGGTTATTGAGTTGTACCTTGAAAAAATCTGTAACTCCATAAGTGTCACAAAGTAGGAATCAATACCTGTATTGAGGGACTTCCACCGAGTCTGACAAATCTGTTTGTTCGATCTACCAACGATGTAAACTCTGGATCATTATATTCAAATCTGCTGCCATAGACGATGGAGCAGATAATATTAGAGACTGCACAGTTAATTGATTGGGTTGTATCAAACGCTTCTCCTGTAgcaaaataaacacatacagTCAGTATAAGTAATTGGaccattaattcaattcagttcaaacaAATGTGATAATTTTTTACCTTTAAATTTCTTAAATACTTCAATGAGATGTTGACATTCCTCAATTATTTTGTCCTCACATGCTCTCTTGCCCATTCCAAAGTCTCTCAGTTTAGTCAATGCAAAGCGTCTCATTTCTCTCCATGAGTCACCATTGGACCACAGAACTCCTGAGAGTGGTCATATTTTAGTTTGACAGtaccaaaatagaaaaaaagctaaaagattttaagaaaaaatattattcCTTTACCATGCTCTTTGGTTAATTCATGTGCAAGTTTCGTTGGGCTTCTGTCTCCAAACACATCATCATAGTCTACAAGTGCCTGCTTCACTGTCTTGTATCCTGCTAGGACCACCACCTTTTTAGGTCCCAGATAGACCGTGAAGACTGATCCATATTTCTTGGATAACTAAGAAcagaatattttcatattttcacacacatcaaagaaaccaaagctaAAAAGCTGCCTGGAGAACTGTATCTGCAGCATAGTTCAATTACTTTCTCACCTCCAGCAATGTTTTGTAAGGTCCTTTCAGGTCCAGTTGCAGCAGGTTCCCCAGCACAGGTAGTGGTCTGGGTCCTGGAGgacccttttgttttttttgagaaTTGAAGCTTGGAGTGACGATGAAATAGACAAGGAGGATGACTGTCAGTGCCCCTAACAAGAAGGCAGAACTGAACGATTGGAGAAAGACATCTAATATCCCCATGGCTGTGAAACGAATTCTCTGCTATGAGTTCTTTGTACTGAGAGCCCAGAGACTTAGTGCTTTTTGCGTTGTCTGCCAAATTTCAGTCCTGTACTGTGCAGCATATAATACAAGGTGTGACAGTAACAGAGCAAAGGTCCTCTATGAAAGAAATAGTAAATCATTAACGTTGCAGTTGATACTTTGGTCtgtaaaataaatggaaaaacattaacaaaccaacaaaataaattaaacacagaataaaaatatCTACTTGGATGTTAGAATAATTTTTGACAGAAGTGAGTATATCTGTTAAAAACGTAAtaatagttttcatttttggtAGATTTTAGCATTAAAATTCAGGGTTGCCATGGCCgttttatctatctatctatctatctatctatctatctggcAAGAC comes from the Astatotilapia calliptera chromosome 15, fAstCal1.2, whole genome shotgun sequence genome and includes:
- the LOC113006543 gene encoding cytochrome P450 2K1-like: MGILDVFLQSFSSAFLLGALTVILLVYFIVTPSFNSQKKQKGPPGPRPLPVLGNLLQLDLKGPYKTLLELSKKYGSVFTVYLGPKKVVVLAGYKTVKQALVDYDDVFGDRSPTKLAHELTKEHGVLWSNGDSWREMRRFALTKLRDFGMGKRACEDKIIEECQHLIEVFKKFKGEAFDTTQSINCAVSNIICSIVYGSRFEYNDPEFTSLVDRTNRFVRLGGSPSIQMYEMFPSILKWTADRNEGFKLAAANKMQNRAFFHRLKETLNPQMCRGFVDAFLVRKENLEESGITNSHFHDDNLLITVINLFSAGTETTSTTLRWGLLLMAKYPKIQDEVQEELRRVIGDRQVQVADRKNLPFTDAVIHEIQRLSSIVPTALPHKTTRDITFQGHFIEKGTTVFPLLTSVLHDPSEWERPHSFYPAHFLDKEKKFVKRDAFIPFSAGRRICLGESLARMELFLFFTTLLQRFRFTPAPGVSEDELDLTPIVSITLSPSIHKLCAVSQM